ACTTGAGGCTCAAGATGAGGGGGCTATTTATAATCTAGAAACTGGTACCCTTATGACTGACGAGTTTACTCAAGAGCTGACTCATCTGGAAATAACAGGAGTCAAGAGTAGAGGAGAAGACGAAGAAGAGGACGATGTATTTAGAGCAAGAATCTTGCGAGAAATTAATGGGTTAACTCTTCGAGACACGATATCCTATTACAAGCGTAAATTAGAAAGTGGAGAACTTATAAGAGAAGTTTTGATTAAAAGAAAGGGTGTCAATAATACAGAATTTATACTCAGGCCTCACGTGGAGACCACCACAGTAGAGGAGATGAAAAAAAGGGTACTTGCGTCCGTTGGTCATAAATACGAAGTTTTAGAAAAAATTGATTATAGTAAAGCTAGCAAAAAGAGGTTAAATATTAAACTTAAGCAAAAAGATAGCAGCGTTGATATTACTCTTTGTAAAGCGAGGCTACAAAAATACATAAATAGTCTTTCCATGGGCGCCTCTTTTAGTCTTTATTCAATGTATTCTGCAATAGGTGACGGCGTTAATATAGTAGAGCCTCAAGAAGACCAAAAAGCCTCTGAGAATGAATATTGGGATGCATCAATTACTGTTGAGTAGAAACTAAAAATTGCGCAGGCCTGCAGCAGGCCTGCTTTATTGAGATTATTAATAAAAAGTTAATGATCTTAAAGATACTAATAAAGGATAAAACATGCAAGATGCCCTTGAAGAATTTGAAATTTACAGAGCCAAATACCTTAATATGATTGACCACAATCATTTAAAAGATCTTGA
The genomic region above belongs to Borrelia sp. P9F1 and contains:
- a CDS encoding baseplate J/gp47 family protein; the encoded protein is MEREFVSLDLEQKIREDFFKKAAAFGIGVNSNSKDMPILNLILGTKLDIRNETYSVGKNYDIRVCEAPFLDMEACKIGIRRHPARRALLIGKIVSSGNGELNQGTIFYYADTREKKNNGERLEYKTLTTTKFTSKGAETLLLEAQDEGAIYNLETGTLMTDEFTQELTHLEITGVKSRGEDEEEDDVFRARILREINGLTLRDTISYYKRKLESGELIREVLIKRKGVNNTEFILRPHVETTTVEEMKKRVLASVGHKYEVLEKIDYSKASKKRLNIKLKQKDSSVDITLCKARLQKYINSLSMGASFSLYSMYSAIGDGVNIVEPQEDQKASENEYWDASITVE